The following are encoded in a window of Schistocerca nitens isolate TAMUIC-IGC-003100 chromosome 9, iqSchNite1.1, whole genome shotgun sequence genomic DNA:
- the LOC126203909 gene encoding RISC-loading complex subunit tarbp2-like, which yields MASGYGVSSIGRGRSWSNNKHAVDLQCQNTDTKDPFGLTMEPWRRYQDSTGGSNTPVNTHFKYENDDEVKGEENVACQQAQATKNVMDILSGTCCYLTDPDNMSVSTCDDAADEIFPSFSDPYNFSISMTAKGHRQAGSLASTSTYFVKNKKPSAHFLTDSPIDKLEEVSKHKKLPPPSYSLVSRKVTAKGFVAVCEFLDYVETGHGNSQNEAREEAAIKMLKNLHLDDDSLSEYDYGIAHSFQHNVVKEEDQKGLQDGTPNKYKAPYLQGSNLNLGGFEHCQRDQLQQESDRGSRYPLPEFSLKPTGNKQYVWLVQSIASKMNFEVKYEILPHRTSNALTQCVVHLCKDPPIVCYGSAKSENKAKSSAARCAFEYLKIVYQK from the exons ATGGCCTCCGGATATGGTGTTTCATCCATAGGCAGG GGCAGAAGTTGGAGTAATAATAAACATGCAGTAGATCTGCAGTGTCAGAATACTGATACTAAAGATCCTTTTGGCCTTACGATGGAGCCTTGGAGGCGTTACCAGGACAGCACTGGTGGCTCAAATACACCAGTAAATactcatttcaaatatgaaaatgatgatgaagttaAGGGCGAAGAAAATGTGGCTTGTCAGCAGGCTCAAGCGACAAAAAATGTGATGGATATCCTGTCCGGAACTTGTTGCTATCTTACAGACCCAGATAATATGTCCGTTTCTACATGTGATGACGCTGCAGATGAGATTTTTCCTTCATTTAGTGATCCTTATAATTTTTCCATTTCAATGACTGCAAAAGGTCACAGACAAGCGGGATCACTTGCTTCAACTTCCACATACTTTGTGAAAAATAAAAAGCCAAGTGCACACTTCCTGACAGACAGTCCTATAGACAAACTGGAAGAAGTATCCAAGCACAAAAAGTTGCCACCCCCATCATATTCTCTGGTTTCAAGAAAAGTAACTGCAAAAggttttgttgcagtttgtgaattcTTGGATTATGTTGAAACAGGGCATGGTAATTCACAGAATGAAGCAAGGGAAGAGGCAGCTATCAAAATGCTTAAAAATTTACATCTAGATGATGATTCCCTCTCTGAATATGATTATGGTATTGCACATTCATTTCAACATAATGTTGTTAAGGAGGAGGATCAGAAAGGTTTGCAGGATGGGACACCCAATAAATATAAAGCACCGTATCTTCAGGGAAGTAATTTGAATCTTGGAGGGTTTGAGCACTGCCAGAGAGACCAGCTCCAGCAGGAGTCTGACAGAGGCTCACGCTATCCACTTCCAGAATTTTCTCTGAAACCGACAGGTAACAAACAATATGTATGGCTTGTGCAGTCAATCGCATCAAAAATGAACTTTGAAGTTAAATATGAAATTCTACCGCATCGTACAAGCAACGCTTTAACCCAGTGTGTGGTCCACCTCTGTAAAGATCCCCCTATAGTGTGCTATGGATCCGCTAAATCTGAAAATAAGGCAAAATCTTCTGCAGCTCGGTGTGCATTTGAATACCTAAAGATAGTATATCAAAAGTAA